The Deinococcus carri genome segment GGGCCAGGTCACCCAGGCGCAGGTCCAGGCCGATGGTCTGCACCCCGGCCTCGTCCAGGGTCCGCAGGGCCTGGCTGTACAGGTCGCGCGGCCACCCGCTCAGCCGGCCGTAGTCGCGCAGCGAGGCGTCGTCGATGCCGACCACCACCACCCGTGGGTCGGGCGGGCTGGGCAGGGCGCGGTTGAGGGTGTCCCACAACCGGCCGTTGTCCGGCAGCAGCAGTGCCAGCCCCACCGCGAGCAGCGCCGCCGCCGGAACCGTGTAGCGCGTGAGCCGCTCAGGGGAGGACCGCATGGGCCTCGTTTCCCGCGGCGTCCCGCACCGTCAGGCGCACGGGCGTGCCGGGAGCGGGGGCGGGCAGGGGAAACTGGAAGGTGCCGCTGCCCCCCGTCAGCGCCACGGTGCGGCTGAAGCTCTCGCCGCCCAGGTCCACGGTCACGCCGACGGAAGCCCGGTCCGTCCCGGCCTCCTCGTCCCGCACGGTCCCGCTGACGGTCAGCAGGCTCCCGGCCTGTTCGGCCCCCAGGTCCGACAGCACGGGTGGCGTGCGGTCCAGCGTCACCCGCAGCGTCCGCGTGCGCACCTGGCCGCGCCACTCGGCCCGCACCACGACGGTGTGGGGACCCTCGGTCAGTCCGGGGGCCGTGTCCAGCCGGAAGCGTCCGCCCCCCAGGGAGGTCAGCGGGAAGCTGCGCCGTCCCATCTGGGCCGTCACGCGGGCGGCGGGCAGGCTGACCGCGCTCAGGGTCAGGTCGCGCAGGGGGAGCGTCACCGGGTCCACCACCAGGGTGAGGGGCTGCGCGCGCTCGGCGTCGAGAGCCGGGTTGGAAGGGCCGGGCGTGCCGGCCAGCACGGCTCCCGCCGTCCCCGTCTGCCCGCCGAAGACCCGCACCAGCCGCCCCGCCTCCACCTGGAACACGCTGCCCCGCGCGGCCGTGCTGCCGATGGCGGGGCTGGCCGGGGCCGCCTGGGTGCTGGACACCACGTTCCAGGCGCTGCCGCGCGTGAGTTGCAGGGTGGTTTCCGGGCCGCGGGCGGTGCGTTCGTTGCCGCGCACGGTCAGCTCGCTCTGGGCCTGGAGCCGCAGATACCCGCCGCCGGAAAAGCCGACCTCCGCCCAGGCCCCGCCCCCGGTGGTCAGCCGCTCGCCGGTTTGCAGCACCTCGCCCACCCCGGCGATCTTGCGGGTTCCCCCGCTGGCGACATACACCGGGCCGCGCGTGGCCTGCACCGTCGCACTGCCCGGCCCGGTAAACGCTGCGGCGTACCACGGGTCCGTCTCGGCAAAGGGCGTGACCTGCCCGGTTTTCAGCGCCACCTGCTGCCCGGCCCCCAGCCGCACGACCCGCGATCCCAGCGCGAGGCGGGCGCTGCCCCCTAGCAGGGCCACCCGCCGCGTCCCGTCCGCCAGGTCCACCCGCGCCTGCGCCCCCCGCTCCAGCACCAGGTGGTTGCCCAGGACATGCACCCCGACCGGCCCTCCCAGCAGAAACTGGCCGCCCCGCAGGTCCGCCTCGCCCTGGCTGACCCGCAGTTGCGATCCGGGGCCGACCAGCAGGGTTCCCGACCGGCCCCCCGCCGTACTCGCCAGCCACGCGCGTCCCCCCGGCGTCCCGCTGGCCGTGCGCAGGCCCAGCCGGACCGGCGTGCTGCCACTCACCGCCCGCCACGTGCCGCTGCTGTCCTGCACCTCCACCCGGCCCAGAGCCTGCTGCACGGTGAGCGGTGCGCCCTGTGCCCCGGCCAGCAGGCCCGAACCCAGCAGCAGGGCCGCGAGAGCCGGACGCAGGGGGAGCGCGGGGAAGCGGGCGTCGGCTCTCATCCCCCCCAGTCTACAAAATGAGCTGGCCCTGTCGTGGGAGAAGGCGGGCAGAACGTATACTGCGGGGCGTGCTTGTCGCCGTTCAGGACGTTACCAAGGAGTACGGACCGCTCACCGTCCTGTCGGACCTCACCTTTGCCGTGCAACCCGGCGACCGTGTCGGGCTGGTCGGCCGCAACGGGGCAGGCAAGAGTACGCTGCTGGGGCTGCTGACCGGCGAGGTGCTGCCGGACGGCGGAACGGTGCGCCGCGCCCCCGGTGTCCGTGCCCGCGCGCTGAGGCAGGACCCCACCTTCCCCGCAGGTGCGACCGTGGACAGCGTGCTGGACGCCGCCTTCCACGACCTCGACGCGCTGGAGGCCGAACTCGCGGCGGCGGCCGAGGCGATGGGCAGCGGCACCCCCGAGAGCGTGCTGCACCACGAGGAAGTGCTGGAACACTACGTGCGCCGCGGCGGCTTCGAGCGCCGCAGCCGCAAGGAGGCCGTGACGCTGGCCTTCGGCTTCCGGGGCCGCGAGCAGGACCCTGTCGCGGGCCTCTCGGGCGGCGAGCGCACCCGCCTGGGCCTGGCCGCGCTGCTCGTCGAGAACCCTGACGTGCTGCTGCTCGACGAGCCGACCAACCACCTCGACATCGTGATGGTGGAGTGGCTGGAAGGCTTCCTGAGCCGCTATCCCGGCGCGGTGCTGGTCATCAGCCACGACCGCGCCTTTCTGGACGCCGTGACGAACGAGACGGCCTACCTGCGCGGAGGCGGCCTGAGCGTCTACAAGGGCGGCTACACCACCTTCCGCGAGACGCTCGACGCCGAACTCGAACAGCAGGCCGCCCGTGCCGAGCAGGACGCCAAGCAAATTGCCAGCCTGCAAGCCAGCGCCGACCGCATGAAGGTCTGGGGCCTGGGCATGAGCAAGCTCGCCCGCCGGGCCAAGGCCATGCAGGCCCGCGTGGACCGGATGCAGGCCCGCGCGACCGCCGCCCCCCCACCCGAGGAACGCACCACCCGTATCACCTTCCATGCCCCCGAGAGCGGCGACGTGGTGCTGGACGCCCGGCACCTCACCAAGACGCTCGCCGGGCGGACCCTCTTCCGTGACGTGAACGTGCAACTGCGCCGGGGCGACCGGGTGGCGATCATCGGGCGCAACGGGGCGGGGAAGACCACGCTGCTGCGTGCCCTGCTGGGCCTGATTCCCAGCGATGACCCCCGCGCCCGCGTGCTCACCGGGGCGCGCGTCAGCGTGGGCTACTACGACCAGGCCCTGCGTGGCGTGGACCCCGCTGAAACCCTCTACGACGTGGCGCGCGAGTACGTGCAGAAGGACCACGAGGCCCACACCCTGCTGGGCACCTTCATGTTCCCCTTCGACCAGCACGACAAGCCCGCCCGCATCCTCTCGGGCGGCGAGCGCGCCCGCCTCGCGCTGCTCAAGCTCGCGCAGGAGGATCACAACCTGCTGGTGCTGGACGAGCCGACCAACCACCTCGACATGGAGATGGTGGAGGCGCTGGAAGACGCGCTGGGTCACTACACCGGCACCCTGCTGATGGTCAGCCACGACCGCGCCTTTATCGAGGGCCTGGCCGACCGCATCTGGCTGATCGAGGACGGCCAGTTCTACGAGTATCCCGGCTGGGAGGACTACAAGGCCAAACACCGCCCCGCGCCGCCGGAAGAGGTGAAGGCCGAGGCCAAACCTGCCCCGAAACCCGCCGCCCCCAAGGGCAAGGGCCTGTGGCATCTCAAGCGCGAGGTGGAGGCCATCGAGGCCGACATTGCCCGCCTGGAGGCCGAACTCATGGACGCCCAGGTGGCCCTCGCCAGCGCCGCGCCCGACGCCGATTTCGTGACGCTGGGCCAGGCGGCGCATGACCTCGAAGCGCAACTCACGGCAAAGATGGAAGCCTGGGGCGAGAAACAGGCCGAGGTGGAGGCGCGGGGGGGGTAAGCGGGGGGTCAGCGCGTCCCGGCTATCCTGAGGAATGCGTCCCCTCATGAGCGTGCTGGCCGGGCTGCTGGCTGCGGTACCCACCCAGGCGCAGGCGAACTCTTACCTCGCCCCCCGGCCGCTGCTGGTCGGGTCGGACTATGGCTCCTACGGGTTCAAGCTGCTGCCGCGCGGTGTGGACGAGAGCCGGGCCTCGGCGCGGGAAAGCTGGGGCGAACTTGTGCAGCTTCAGCCGGATGGTACCCTCAAGACCCTCTGGAAACGGCGGCTGGTCAATACCCCCGCCCGCGTGTACCTCAGCCCCCGCGGGCAGGTGGTCACCCTGGACAACCACGCTGGCTATGGCCGCCCCCGTCACGCCGTGGTGATCTACGACCTTCAGGGGCGGGTCACGGCGGACCTGAACTTCGCGGAGGTGGTGCCGAACGCTGCCGACTGCCGCGCCTGTGGCTCCATGGACGGCCCTTTCCTGAGCTGGGGTTATCAGCCCAAATGGGTCTTCTACGGGAACGACGTGCATCTGGCCCTGCGGGACGATAGGGGACAGGGACCGACCATCAACCTCGTCACCGGGAAACTCAAGACGCTCTGGAACGGCGGGCCTCGTCCCTGAGGGTGTGTTTTAAAAGGGTCCCCATTACAGGCGGAGTGCGTTGGGAGGGCCTGCCCGTTCCCCCCTCTCCTGCGGAGTTGTACCAGTCCCAGCCTCCCCCACAAGGAAGAGCAAAAAGCTCGTGTTCTACGGCGAAATGAGGGCATCCGCCAAACTTTTAAAACAGGCTCTGAGGGTGTGAAAGAGCCTCACTCCCCCGTCGGGAAGGTGTCGGGCACCTCTCCCTCCTGCTCATTCCCCGCCGTTCCGTCCAGCGGCACCACCGCGCTCGTCTCGTCGAAGTAGAGCAGGGCGTCGTACATGTCGCTCAGGCGGGTGTGGACGTAGTGGCTCCAGCGCTCGGTTTCCGGGCGGTAGATGACGCCGATGAAGCGTTGCAGACGCTCGTCGCGCAGGCCATCCGTCCCGGCGTTCTGCCCTCGCAGGTCGAGCCAGAAGTCACCCCCTCCGACCTCGTGCAACAGGTCCTCGACGCTGCCGGGGAGGCCGGGGCGCACGCGCTTGGTGCGGGCGGGTTCGTCCCAGTCGTCCGAGGCGGTGACAGTGCCGTGGTGTGTGCTCTGGCCGATGATGAACGTCTCCTCCGGCCAGCGCTCGCGCACGAGCTGCCCCACATTGAGTTCGCCGCGCAGCCAGCCCATCTCGCTGGCGCGGGCGTCCCCCAGGTGCGAGTTGTGTTCCCAGACCACGATTTTCTGCGGGCGGCCCTGGCTCTCGCCGTGCCCGGCCAGAGCTTCGAGCGTCTCGGCCATATGAGAATCGCGGATATTCCAGGACTCGTCGCGGCCCCGGAACATCGACCGGTAGTAATTCTCGGCGTTCTTCGCCAGGCGCGCGTTCTGCTCGGCGTAGAAGCGTTCGTCCTCGCCCAGCGGCCCCTGGCTCAATTCCGCCTCGCGCCGCTGGAGTTCGAGGAGCTGCTGCACGGCGGCGTCCTCGCAGGGTTCCCGGCGGCCGTATTCGGTGGCGTAGCCGTAGGCCTGCGGGTTTTCCCCGAACTGGTCGAAGCAGGCGTAGCGCTTCCTGGCCCGCTGCGCTGCCTCCGGGTCCACCTCTTCCAGATACTCGACCACCGCGTTCATCGAGCGGTGCAGGCTGTAGAGGTCCACGCCGTAGAACCCCGCCGGGGCGTCCGGATGCCGCTCGTTGTGGTCGCGCAGCCACTCCACGAACCCCTGCACGTCCTCGTTGCGCCACATCCACTTCGGGAAGCGCTGGAAATCGCGCAAGGCTTCCAGGGCACTCTCGTCCTCGCCCTGGCCGCGCACGTAGCGGTTCACGCGGTAGGCGTCGGGCCAGTCGGCCTCCACTGCGACCGCCGTGAAGCCCTTTTCCTCGATCAGCCGCCGGGTCAGCCGTGCCCGCTCGCGGTAGAACTCGTGGGTGCCGTGCGAGGCCTCGCCGATCAGCACGAAGCGTGCGTCCCCGATGCGGTCCAGCAGTTCGTCGTAGTCGCTCGATGCCCCGGTCAGGGGGCGGGCCGCCTCACGCAGGGCCTGAAGAAGGGCAGCTTCGGGGTGGGTACGCTGGGTCATGGTTTCACTCCTTCTCTGAAGGTGAGGCGGCGCGCGTCAGTGCCTCGCGCACCTCCTCGTCGCTGGTCTGGTGAAAGTCGCGGTAGAACTGGCCCACCGCCACGAAGTCCGGCGGGGTGAGGAGGCACACCACCTCGTCGGCCTCCGAGCGCAGCGCGCGGCAGACCTCGGGCGGGGCGACCGGCACGGCGACCACCACGCGGGTGGGGGAGAGGGTGCGCAGCGCCTTCAGTCCCGCCCGCAATGTCGCTCCGGTGGCGATGCCGTCGTCCACCAGCAGCACCGTGCGGCCCTGGATGAGGGCGGGCGTGCGCCCCTCGCGGTAGGCGCGTTCGCGGCGGGCGAGTTCGGCCTGTTCGCGCTCCTCAACGGCGGCGATGGCCTGGGGCGATACCCCTGCGCGGCGCACCACATCCTCGTTCAGGACGCGCACGCCG includes the following:
- the abc-f gene encoding ribosomal protection-like ABC-F family protein, whose translation is MLVAVQDVTKEYGPLTVLSDLTFAVQPGDRVGLVGRNGAGKSTLLGLLTGEVLPDGGTVRRAPGVRARALRQDPTFPAGATVDSVLDAAFHDLDALEAELAAAAEAMGSGTPESVLHHEEVLEHYVRRGGFERRSRKEAVTLAFGFRGREQDPVAGLSGGERTRLGLAALLVENPDVLLLDEPTNHLDIVMVEWLEGFLSRYPGAVLVISHDRAFLDAVTNETAYLRGGGLSVYKGGYTTFRETLDAELEQQAARAEQDAKQIASLQASADRMKVWGLGMSKLARRAKAMQARVDRMQARATAAPPPEERTTRITFHAPESGDVVLDARHLTKTLAGRTLFRDVNVQLRRGDRVAIIGRNGAGKTTLLRALLGLIPSDDPRARVLTGARVSVGYYDQALRGVDPAETLYDVAREYVQKDHEAHTLLGTFMFPFDQHDKPARILSGGERARLALLKLAQEDHNLLVLDEPTNHLDMEMVEALEDALGHYTGTLLMVSHDRAFIEGLADRIWLIEDGQFYEYPGWEDYKAKHRPAPPEEVKAEAKPAPKPAAPKGKGLWHLKREVEAIEADIARLEAELMDAQVALASAAPDADFVTLGQAAHDLEAQLTAKMEAWGEKQAEVEARGG
- a CDS encoding erythromycin esterase family protein, whose product is MTQRTHPEAALLQALREAARPLTGASSDYDELLDRIGDARFVLIGEASHGTHEFYRERARLTRRLIEEKGFTAVAVEADWPDAYRVNRYVRGQGEDESALEALRDFQRFPKWMWRNEDVQGFVEWLRDHNERHPDAPAGFYGVDLYSLHRSMNAVVEYLEEVDPEAAQRARKRYACFDQFGENPQAYGYATEYGRREPCEDAAVQQLLELQRREAELSQGPLGEDERFYAEQNARLAKNAENYYRSMFRGRDESWNIRDSHMAETLEALAGHGESQGRPQKIVVWEHNSHLGDARASEMGWLRGELNVGQLVRERWPEETFIIGQSTHHGTVTASDDWDEPARTKRVRPGLPGSVEDLLHEVGGGDFWLDLRGQNAGTDGLRDERLQRFIGVIYRPETERWSHYVHTRLSDMYDALLYFDETSAVVPLDGTAGNEQEGEVPDTFPTGE
- a CDS encoding phosphoribosyltransferase → MPKGRFLDRRDAGRQLASRLLALHAWPDTTVLALPRGGVPVACEVAMALGAPLDVFLVRKLGVPGYEEVAMGAIASGGVRVLNEDVVRRAGVSPQAIAAVEEREQAELARRERAYREGRTPALIQGRTVLLVDDGIATGATLRAGLKALRTLSPTRVVVAVPVAPPEVCRALRSEADEVVCLLTPPDFVAVGQFYRDFHQTSDEEVREALTRAASPSEKE